A stretch of the Salmo salar chromosome ssa20, Ssal_v3.1, whole genome shotgun sequence genome encodes the following:
- the LOC106581055 gene encoding BICD family-like cargo adapter 1 isoform X2 — protein MTMEVERAMTSELQTLKQELQQKGHHNRPQEEELLSAMREQVVRLSQKEQALEEQLESVCQENADLRDRLASLHTRLALQDQHNQQQSQQLAEAWQEAAAARGRSQQLQVQVEELQEEVYLQDRSNHGNTSLLSELETSLDTMGLGHDREQMTQEVLSILVLLRPLIQVVKTPERSEIIGQEEGDLQAMLLQLHGVAQKLANHTHIPQISQLQEENAKLRLRLGNRQDEEEVTQQAIRDRDEAIAKKNLMEAELVRSKNDMMCLNNQLLEAIQRKLELSQELEAWQDDIQIIINQQLRTQQQSEQVQRKPASNPMSFWRRPNTASSTRPRRPSSSPASWTSEAGQEKPQSPWRDWLRPGKVAQPGK, from the exons atg ACGATGGAGGTGGAGAGGGCGATGACCAGTGAGCTGCAGACCCTGAAACAGGAGCTTCAACAGAAAGGCCACCACAACAGACCACAGGAGGAGGAGCTGCTTAGTGCCATGAGGGAGCAG gtggtgCGTCTGTCCCAGAAGGAGCAGGCTCTAGAGGAGCAGCTGGAGAGTGTGTGTCAGGAGAACGCAGACCTACGCGACAGACTGGCCTCCCTACACACACGCTTAGCTCTACAGGACCAACACAACCAGCAGCAGAGCCAACAG CTGGCGGAAGCATGGCAGGAGGCTGCGGCGGCGAGGGGGCGTTCCCAGCAGCTTCAGGTCCAGGTGGAGGAGCTGCAGGAGGAGGTCTACCTGCAGGACAGGAGTAACCATGGAAACACATCCCTACTGTCTGAGCTGGAGACCAGTCTAGACACCATGGGCCTGGGCCATGACAGAGAACAG ATGACCCAGGAGGTTCTGTCTATCCTGGTGCTGCTGCGACCCCTGATCCAGGTAGTGAAGACTCCAGAGAGATCAGAGATTATAGGTCAGGAGGAAGGAGACCTGCAGGCCATGCTGCTCCAGTTACATGGTGTGGCTCAGAAACTGGCCAACCACACCCATATCCCTCAG ATCTCCCAGCTGCAGGAAGAGAATGCTAAGCTGAGGCTGAGGCTCGGAAACAGACAGGATGAAGAAGAGGTGACCCAACAGGCCATCAGAGACAGAGATGAAGCCATAGCTAA GAAGAACCTGATGGAGGCGGAGCTGGTGAGGAGTAAGAACGACATGATGTGTCTGAACAACCAGCTGCTGGAGGCTATCCAACGCAAGCTGGAGCTGTCTCAGGAACTAGAGGCCTGGCAG GATGACATTCAGATCATCATCAACCAGCAGCTGAGGACCCAGCAGCAGTCGGAGCAGGTCCAAAGAAAGCCTGCCTCCAACCCCATGTCCTTCTGGAGGAGACCCAACACAGCTTCCTCCACCAGGCCCCGCcggccctcctcctcccctgcctcCTGGACCTCTGAGGCTGGGCAAGAGAAGCCCCAGTCCCCCTGGAGAGACTGGCTCCGACCGGGCAAGGTGGCACAGCCTGGCAAATAG
- the LOC106581058 gene encoding claudin-3 gives MAVLGLEILGMILAVLGWILSIVSCALPMWRVSAFIGVNIITAQTIWEGIWMTCVVQSTGQMQCKVYDSMLALSSDLQAARALTVISIVVGIMGVLVAVVGAKCTNCVKDETAKARVMIAAGVAFIVASLTQLIPVSWSANSIIMEFYSPITPESEQDSLITTMSAGLELVGIALCVLGWIIAIVSCTLPMWRVTAFIGSNIVTAQIIWEGLWMTCVVQSTGQMQCKVYDSMLALSQDLQAARALTVISILLAILAVLIAIAGAKCTNCIEDEASKAKVMIISGVFFIVSGVMQLIPVSWSANTIIRDFYNPLLTDAQRRELGAALYIGWGASALMILGGSLLCCSCPPREKRYNPSRMAYSVSRSAPGGPGFERKDYV, from the exons atggctgtgttgggACTAGAGATCCTGGGGATGATCCTGGCTGTCCTGGGTTGGATATTGAGTATCGTGTCCTGCGCCCTGCCCATGTGGAGGGTGTCCGCTTTCATCGGGGTCAACATCATCACGGCTCAGACCATCTGGGAGGGCATCTGGATGACCTGTGTGGTCCAAAGCACAGGCCAGATGCAGTGTAAGGTATATGACTCCATGCTGGCCCTCAGCTCTGACCTGCAGGCAGCCCGAGCCCTCACAGTCATCTCCATAGTTGTGGGAATCATGGGGGTGCTGGTGGCCGTGGTGGGGGCTAAGTGTACCAACTGTGTGAAGGACGAGACGGCCAAGGCCCGGGTGATGATCGCAGCGGGGGTAGCCTTCATTGTAGCATCGCTGACCCAGCTGATCCCTGTGTCCTGGTCAGCCAACAGCATCATCATGGAGTTCTATAGTCCCATCACTCCCGAG AGTGAACAAGACAGCTT AATTACCACCATGTCTGCAGGGTTGGAGTTAGTGGGGATCGCTCTATGTGTATTAGGATGGATCATTGCCATCGTGTCCTGTACCCTGCCCATGTGGCGAGTAACAGCCTTTATCGGCAGCAACATCGTCACGGCTCAGATCATCTGGGAGGGCCTGTGGATGACCTGTGTTGTCCAGAGCACAGGCCAGATGCAGTGTAAGGTATACGACTCCATGCTGGCCCTCTCCCAGGACCTCCAGGCCGCCAGGGCCCTCACGGTCATCTCCATCCTCCTGGCCATCCTGGCCGTGCTCATCGCCATCGCCGGGGCCAAGTGCACCAACTGTATCGAGGACGAGGCATCCAAAGCTAAAGTCATGATCATCTCTGGGGTGTTCTTCATCGTGTCGGGAGTCATGCAGCTGATACCAGTGTCCTGGTCAGCCAACACTATCATCAGGGACTTCTACAACCCGCTGCTGACTGATGCTCAGCGCAGGGAGTTGGGGGCAGCGCTCTACATTGGCTGGGGGGCTTCAGCCCTCATGATCCTTGGGGGAAGCCTCCTCTGCTGTTCCTGTCCCCCTCGGGAGAAGAGGTACAACCCCTCACGGATGGCATACTCTGTCTCACGCTCTGCCCCAGGTGGGCCCGGTTTCGAGAGAAAAGACTACGTGTGA